The region GCCAATACATTTAATCTCACtacattttattattttattcaaCTATATAGTGAAAACTTCCTTACTAATGTTCATGAATCAACAAAGTGCACAATTTTGGACAACTATTATACAATTTCCTGTATATGTATTATTTTGATGTGAATCACCTATGCTTCTGAGTGGTCACAAGAAATCAACTGCATGATTAACGCATCATGTTACATGCATGTCATTTTCCTACGATACAAAATAAACCCGTGAGCTGAAATCATTAAGTCAGGTAAAAcataagaaacaaatgaaaccTATAGTCCTATTCCTATACTCACATGTTACCATTGTTGGCTCTCCTTGGAGAGAAGCTTCACTTAACGATCTTCAACGGTCTCATCATAGCATTGTCTTCATGGTCCAATATCTGCATAAAAATGACAATGTATCAATGTAACATGCATTGCAATGCAATATCAAAATACAAATATATTTTTGTTAAGAATAAATAAGAACTTACATGACAATGATACGCGTAGCCAGGTCCTGCGGTTGCATCAAACTCATACGATGTATTGGTGTGTATGTAACCAAACCTCACAACAATCTTAGTAACAAACCCAGGTCTCATCTTAAACACGTTCTTCCACCCTTTCTCATAGTTAGGCACCGCTACTTTCTTCCCACGTGCATGCTCATCCACGTGGCACTTAACAGCATCGTTGATTTTCGTCATACAATCCTTGAATTCATCAGATTTCACGAGCTCCGTCTGATCCAACACCTTAAACAAACCCAAATGAATATGAAGTGGATGATTATCATCCGTCAAGTTAATCACATACCACACTTCAGTGGACCCCGCCTTCGGAGTTTCCGTAACCGGCGCATCATAAGGTTTACCATTCAGATACAAATGAGTGGGTTCATCGATATTACTCGTGTACTCGTACATAGCAATGTACCGTGTCTGCGACACACTGGATAAATCAGCAACCGGATACTCCACAAGCTTTTTCGGTATCCGTGACGTGTCAAGTTCTTTATCCGGTAATATCGTAAATTTCATAACCTTACCGGTTAATTCATCAACCGGATCACCGGATGGGTAAGGATAAGGTGCATCATTAGCTAGAATAGCTACATTACTCTCTGATTTAGAAAAATCAACGATAAAATCTGTGATCTCAGATGGCCCCACAAGAGTTTTATTACTTGCAGCTGGTTTTCTAATATAAGCAGAATCAGATCCCACGTGTACCAATCTTAAACCGTTGGTGAAGAACAATCTAAAAAATCTAGCGTTACTTGCGTTGATTATACGAAATCTATACTTACGACGTCGTACAGTTAAACTCGGCCAAGCTTTTCCGTTAACGATAATGGCGTCGCCGAAATACTCCGGTTGCCACTGTGGATGAATCGAAGGGTTGTTTCCGGTAGAGTTCATGTAAATCGAACCGTCGGTTTTGAAGCTGCGATCGAATAAAACCAACGGTCGATCGTATTCGTCACCGTGAGGTAATCCTAATGGAGATTCGATCTTCGGGTGGCGTATGATGTAGGACCCGATTAAGCCAGCGAGAAGGTTGACTCTAGTCAAACCCATAGCGTGATCATGATACCATAAATTTCCAGGGTGTTGATTATTTGAATAGAGATAGGTTTTATTTGTCCAAGTGGGTCCCTTGATTTTGTATCTAGAGGTGAACCATGAGTTGGCGTTTCCGTCGCTTTCTGAATGGTGGATTCCGCCGTGGAGATGGACCACGGTGGGGATTCCGTGTGTAGTTTTGGTCAATGCGGTGGGGATCGTTGGGTCCCAGGGAAGTATGTGATTCGGAGGGAGTTGATTTTGCCACGTCACATGGGTGTCGATTCTGTGGAGAGCTTCGATAGTTGGACCAGGTACGGTTGCTTTGCGTTTGCTTAATCCGTAAGCGTAAACGGTTGTTGGAGGAAGATCTCTGTGGAATTTCtgcaaataaaataaaagttGTGGTGCATATTAGATTTCATAAAGTCAAATAAATTCGAAATGACATATAATAAATTCATATGAATACTATTTAATGTTCATAATGGCTAAAATCCTTTGAAACTGTTGAATGTTGAAATTAATTAATCCAAGACTAAGACTATGACAACAAAGTGAGTAGAAAATTAAATAATGCTCCAAAGTGGAAAATGAGTTATCACTATCACTGTCATTGGCTGAGTGGATGACACTTAGAAAGTTGGGAggaaataatttaaaaataaaaaactttGTATTATCAATAATCATGTGAACCATGTAAAACTACACACAAAAAAATATCTACAAACAAGGACTATCGTCTACTGCTATCAAGATGAGAAAGAAGAAAGTTAGAGCTAAAATACATGAACTTTGTTGGTCTAGTGTTAGTGTTGGCAATTATCGATAAAAACAGAAGACAATTTAAAAGGCGGATATTCACATGAAAAAACTTTAGCACAAAAACAAATTTAAGTAAAGAGATTCTGGATTCGAGGGATTAATAAAGAAATTACTTTAAAAAAAGAGATTTAATGaattaaataacaataataaaaaacaGCACATACCCATTTTTTCTTGAACATGCCAATCTTGAGAGACTTTGATTTGGGGACGCCATCTACAACGTCGTAGCCATAGATTTTTGGCATATCCGGAAGCTCATCAACAAATATTTCAAGCTTCGACGCATTTACCAGTTTGAGCGTATCtattgatgatgatgatggtgatgacGATGATGAGGTAATTGAACATAATAAAAGTGCTGAAAATGTGAGGAGTTTCAAGAGCAGTGTTTTCTCCATAGCTACACCTTGTAACTTGAAATTGTTTGCTCAGAAAGAGAGAGAAGGGTTTTGTAGTTGAAATTGAAAACACGGTAATTGAATCTGATTCGCTGATTGCGTTGGATTGTGACTCTAGCAAATGAGGGTTGGAAAATGAAAAAGGTAATTTATAGAAAGAAAATTGGTCAATATTTTGCAGTTAATAAATCTATTTAATCATTTTAATGCATGTGGAACGTCTTGTTGGTATGCATTTACAAATTTCcctttattattttctttttattatGGAATTGTTTTAAATATAcaatttaatattttaatatatttttccattttaatattttaatttattttccaTACATTCTAGAGGTTAGAAGTCAACATTTTCTTAGCTGTCCACTAACGCAAGAATTTAGAAAATTACACTATTAATATGAAAATAATTAGACAATTGCATTTAACATAAATTGGTAAATGTTGAGAAATTTTAAGAAATTTTATAATGTTAACTACTTTATTATACTGTCAGTAGTTAAATTAAACAAAATATGGAATTTAATCAACTATGGAATTGTTTTCAGAAACAAATTCAAATAAATGTAAAATAGTATATTAAAGATAGGTctaaaaaaaatttattttatcATTTTGCTATAACTTTTAAAAAGTAACTAcattaatattttattttgaaaaaagttacaaatacataatttaaaacaaaaaaaaaataattttttgagtcaaaaacaaacaaaataatCAGATTTAGAAATTATATATATCTTTTAAAGAAAATAGTCACCTTAAAATATCAATATAAAATTGTAAAGACTAATTGTTTTACAAGTTAATCAATAAACAATTTATTAAACAAAAATTTTTGTGCCACAAATAAATTATAAGTATGTATAATGTACTTTAAGGATGGACAATACGTCGGATTTGGTAGGTTCAAATTCATAAATGATATAAGTTTAAATTTAAAGACGTATTTTTCGTCCAATTTAATAAGGGGAGTTACTTTACCATAATGAAAAATCACAAACACCTTTAAATTTATGAGATGCATCTTCAGACGCACTCATATTACACACGATTAACACTTTTGTGAGTGAGTCATCCCATTTTTCCAAAAATATTTCAGGAGATGCATATATGTATCTGTATTATGGTGAATTCGGAGGTGCATCTCTTTAATAACCCTTATTTCAAATCTCAATCTCTTATGCTCGGTGATTTTTACGGCGATGTATCTCCGGATGAGTTTTAATTCATATACACGCCAAAACTTTCAAAAACACTTCAAAAAGCTCGTGAGCAAAGATCAACAGGTCATTTTTCAAGCTCCAACACTACTTATACCTTATACAATCAATCTGAAGACATTCCATTTCACTTTATTCAAGCTTTCACACAACAACTCTCAATCGGTAAGtttctcattttctttttattaGTTGTAATGCATGTATTAGGTAAAATAGGTTGTTTAAGATGCATTAGATTGTAGTTACATTCAAAATAGGTAGCTTATATAGTAATGCGTTCACATTTGTTGGTGTTTAGGGCATCATAGGGTCTTTTTGCATTTTCTACCATCATGACTttttacggagatgcatcttcatCATTTTCCTTTCCTGTGTTATGGAGATGTATCTCCGAATTTTATTGgattttatttttctgttttcCTGCAGCATTTTGATTTTGCTATGATTTATTGTTTTATTAAAGGTACAATGTCTAAAAACCTGGACAGATTGAGACACTGATCGAGTGGCCCAACATGCATCGATTCGTAGGGAGAAGGTCAGGCCCTCACAACACAAATTGGTGTGACTTCATTTATCTG is a window of Lathyrus oleraceus cultivar Zhongwan6 chromosome 6, CAAS_Psat_ZW6_1.0, whole genome shotgun sequence DNA encoding:
- the LOC127091630 gene encoding multicopper oxidase LPR2; translation: MEKTLLLKLLTFSALLLCSITSSSSSPSSSSIDTLKLVNASKLEIFVDELPDMPKIYGYDVVDGVPKSKSLKIGMFKKKWKFHRDLPPTTVYAYGLSKRKATVPGPTIEALHRIDTHVTWQNQLPPNHILPWDPTIPTALTKTTHGIPTVVHLHGGIHHSESDGNANSWFTSRYKIKGPTWTNKTYLYSNNQHPGNLWYHDHAMGLTRVNLLAGLIGSYIIRHPKIESPLGLPHGDEYDRPLVLFDRSFKTDGSIYMNSTGNNPSIHPQWQPEYFGDAIIVNGKAWPSLTVRRRKYRFRIINASNARFFRLFFTNGLRLVHVGSDSAYIRKPAASNKTLVGPSEITDFIVDFSKSESNVAILANDAPYPYPSGDPVDELTGKVMKFTILPDKELDTSRIPKKLVEYPVADLSSVSQTRYIAMYEYTSNIDEPTHLYLNGKPYDAPVTETPKAGSTEVWYVINLTDDNHPLHIHLGLFKVLDQTELVKSDEFKDCMTKINDAVKCHVDEHARGKKVAVPNYEKGWKNVFKMRPGFVTKIVVRFGYIHTNTSYEFDATAGPGYAYHCHILDHEDNAMMRPLKIVK